The following nucleotide sequence is from Mytilus edulis chromosome 13, xbMytEdul2.2, whole genome shotgun sequence.
CTGCATAAATAGCACATTTACATCAAACCTTAGcaaaacatttaattgatttaaatgtatttttaaataaattatgttcAGATAGAACTGTggtgaaaatatttaaaatgtctagatgtacatgtatctagGGGCTCAGAGGAGAACACTGTCAGATGGGATGAATTTAATTTTTGAGATAACAaccattttacatgttttaaatcttataaacatgataaagaattCCAAAACAAGGATAACAGAATTCAATCTTGACAGTTTCCATTATTTACTAACAAAATGTAACATTATTTAAATTACCCTGACTATAGCTACATGTAATCATGGTAATCCTGGTCCATTGCATTATattcaagggagataatcaaatttgCCAAACAGAggcatcttttaaaaaaatataagttaacttaatatttgtgttttttcagATATGATACCGGAAAAGATAAGTTCATTGATTTCCATGAACTAAAACTGATGATGGAAAAGTTGGAAGCTCCTCAGACCCATCTGTCACTCAAAGCCATGATAAAGGAGATTGATGAAGACAACGATGGAAAGATAAACTTTAGAGAGGTTTGCTAATATCAcattctttaacatgtttaaggtggCTAGGGCGTCTTAATTAAagttaatagattttttttataacttgtcaatatgaagtttttatcatgcttttttcaaaactgtattaaaaaatatgggtcacaggactttttttcacgctacaggttgtgcaaaattgtcagattctgtatagattatgcatgaaaaatcaaattttgtgtgataaaaagaaaacgttCTATGAGAACTGTAAGATAAAATGTGAGAAAATTGCTTTCTTGCTACATATCAAAATAGGTAATTTCGTaacactttctattataaaaattactttatctgagttatctccccttatttggcaaagttgaaaaaaaatctaatcaaaCACAAACAAGGTGTTTTTGAGAAATTAAAACTGTAATTATGATAAAACagacaattttctatatttatatcaaaagtcttttacataaattacatacaactctcaaaatttgcacataatttattcatcaaatatctAGACCACAGTTATCTGCTTCTTCAAAAttcaagatggaggaagacaacCCAAGCCACCTTAAGGCTGAaatttttttctggaatttttttttcagtgtttCCTTTAGATGCTGATATTTTTATCTTGAAAGTGTTAACTGATATTCCCTAATGATATTATTATCTTGTAGTTTTGACTGATACTCcataatgatattttttatcaAGACCTTTTGACTGATATTCCTTATTAGTGATATTATTATCTTGTAGTTTTGACTGATATTCCATAAGGATATTATTATCTTGTAGTTTTGACTGATACTCCATAATGATATTTTTCTTCTAGACCTTTTGACTGATATTCCCTATTAGTGATATTATTATCTTGTAGTTTTGACTGATATTCCATAATGATACTATTATCTTGTAGTTTGACTGATCAATATTCCCTTacattgttgtttattttgtagTTTTTACTGATATTCCGTAAAGCTAATTTAGGAGAGTTAGATGCAGATAGTGGTTTAATGGCTCTGTTTGACAACATGACAGAAATTGATGTTGATGCTGAAGGAGTAAAAGGAGCCAAAAACTTTTTTGAGGCAAAGGTTTGTTTATTGTTATGATTTTGACTTCTTTTACAAATCATTTGGTTTTTatacttaaaatctgaaatttgatCATTTCATTCGACTCAAACATTCATAACAAGAATACCTGTGAATGGAAACCGTTGCCAGACtcatcataaataaaaaaaaacattaatacatGTAAgctgatgaaaataagttttgattGTAAACTGACTTAAAAGCAAAAGCTTAAGCCTTATGTGTGATGAACAAACAAACATATGGATGGATGAACTCACAAATCTGAAAACATAGTATCTTCCATTTTCTATTGTAGACTCTGCCCAAAAATAAGAATGTATTATACAAATATCTGAAtctaatagtcatgatagtagacactttactttcaattttcttAATCATTTTATAGACCTTAATCACTTACATGtatcatcaaaattgaaaaaggaattAAAACAGACAAGTTTACCTTTCAATATTGCCACTTTGTTGTTTAAATGAATGCAAAGTTCTTgtaatatttaaacaattttccaaAAGTCAAGGATGATGCttatcgtgtattatttgtgtgaGATTCACATGAAATTAATAAGTCAAGTATTCATGTAGACTTGATAGGACCACTTACCTGTCTTACAGTCTAAGATTGGTGCTAGGCAGATTATATACTTAAGTTAACATGTTGATATggttttctctaatttttgtgctattttcacatttcctgacctgtgtgagaaaaatatttcaactCACAGAAAAATCTGTTCTctgcaaatgattggttgaaatttaattgtgacgttaaattttcttgttttcttctgaattttcttattgtgacgttatgaaaaaaggcaaccatacctgatgacgtcacatcaaaagtacacaactttcctcaaatctttgaaaaggaaggatgaAAAAACATTAGAGAAagagattccaccactgtaacgCGTGTATCActatatttctccactctcaacagttaaattttaactatttaaaaagctCGACAAGCCTTGCGCTTtagatattaaaatttaactgtctctattggagtaatacacttgttgatgttgtggaatctatatatctTTTGTGGAAtattactgttgattcattatcaTTTGTGGGATAAAAGTTTTCATGGATTTAGTTGGTACTtggtatactgtggattcatttattttcgtgggaaccaattttcgtggattaggTAAAATTTGCATGttcgttgatatttgatttcgtttTTGCAGAAATCTGCTTACTAGCCTATAGAAAATgtgatattcgttgaacatttaatttcgtggtttacctgttcccaacgaataataatgaatccacagtacataaaCCAAATTTTAATTCTCAACTAAGTATATATTTTCAATGGATTTATATGCAGATGTTAGTACaaccatgaaataaaataataataaaattaaatattttttctccATCCACTGGAGTTAAAACCCtcaaatgaatccatagtatcgtttataaaacaaattgggATGAAGTTTAAGCAGACAGCGACACAACTCAATGCAAGGAAGTATTTTTCTTAAAGACACATATGACTCCTTGATTCCAGTGATCTGCAAGACAATTTTCTTATCATGAATATATCAACTGTACATTTAACATGGTCAATATCACCAAAACTTTCATGGAATAGAAGACAATTTCAACATGAAAAATACGATAAGCGTGAAAATTGCCATTCAGTTGCAAAATCTAGACAGAAAGTTGTTctattattacaaaatgtatgtcatgATAATAAAGACAATATTGAGTTCCAGAAAGATTTGTTATTCCTTTGCAAAGTTTTATGTGTTGTCTTTTTGTACAGATTGATGTTCAAACAAGGGACAAGAAATTTGAAAACGAAATAAAACAAGAACAAGAGGAAAAGAAGAAGCAAGCTGAAGAAGCAAAGGAAAGGAAGAAGGCATTTAAAGAAAAGGCATCAGTGTTTAATTGATAAAATGTGTTAAATGTGTTCATACATGTGAAGGGGAGATAATTGTGCTCAGGATGTTGTTTATGGGAAATAACCATGTTTACTGTTcatgtaaggggagataattgtgCTCATGATGTTGTTTAAGGGAAATAACCATGTTTACTGTTcatgtaaggggagataattgtgCTCAGGATGTTGTGTAAGGGAAATAACCATGTTAACTGTTcatgtaaggggagataattgtgCTCGGGATGTTGTTTAAGGGAAATAACCATGTTAACTGTTCATGTAAGGGGAGATACTTGTGCTAAGGATGTTGTGTAAGGGAAAAAACCATGTTAACTGTTcatgtaaggggagataattgtgCTCAGGATGTTGTTTAAGGGAAATAACCATGTTTACTGTTCATGTAAGGGTATATAGTTGTGCTCAGGATGTTGTTTTAGGGAAATAACCATGTTTACTGTTCATGTTAGGGGGAGATAATTCAGCTCAGGATATTGTTTCAGGGAAATAACTCTATTTACTGTTTATGTAGatgtaatggggagataattgtgtgcatgattttgttttaagGGAGATCACCATGTTTACTAGTTCAGCAAATAATTGAGAGATGATATGTTAATAATATTTGTTCACATTAATAccacagtcccactaggccacgatcgcactacgatctgtgaaaaaaatgaaaattttgacgaTTGTAGTGCCATCTTGCAGATCGCAGTCAGGTCGTAGTACAGTCGTGGTGAGGTCTCCATGATTGTGATGAGcctggccaactttgaacatgttcaaaacaatcgtggtgcggtcgtggtgaaatcaggtcgtagtagaagagTAGTGAGAGCGTAGTAAAATCGTGGTAAGATCGTTATGGTCGCTGTACCATCATAGCGACAGCATAACGAAAGCGCGTAACTAGTCGGGGATACTGCGCTATGATGTCACAGCAACTTTaatacgacctcactacgactaTCACGTTCTTACTGCGACCAAAACACGCTTCCacacgactataccacgtttataTCACGCTTATACCACACTGtgcaagaccatagtacgattttagcatgcccttgccgtcctcatcacactcttcttacgacctgactgcGTTCATACTACGATCATTATGCTCATTATCATTgtcatataaaatttatacaagCTCTCCAgcatttgtttgtctgtatgtaattgtCACATTGGTGTCTTCCCTACTATATATATATCGTTCACTTAACATCGTCATTTGATcttgatggaccagcaataaGTTGTGAAtgaggttggattggtcggtccgacatacATCTACTTGATCATAATTCGTTATTGTCAGATCTCCCTCTGTCTCTACCTCTACCCTTATCTTTATGTAGATTTTGTTTGCCTGACTGTGTTGTTTCCTAGAAACTCTACGTATCAATGACAAGAAATAGAAGGAATGATACATTCTATATATGGAACACGATGCTTACGTTATTGCTGGGAGCGTAGTAAAAATGTGGTATGATCGTGGTATGGTTGTTATAAGGGGTCTTATAAGATcatgctataatcgcagtagaagcgtggtaagatcgtgttgcaatcagATAAATCGTGGCATGGTCGTAGTGAggacgtgatgagcgtagaaagatcgtGATATTCGTAGCAAGGTCACAGAACAAGCGTGGttagaacgtggtataatcgtagcggggtcgttgtagaagcgtaatgaggacgtagtagcatcgtgaaaacaacgaaagtctacattttcatgccgctcgtACTGCGACCTCACCacaatctgaatttattttagatcgcagtGAGCGTGGTGTGATCGTGGTCTTGTCGGACTGTGGCATTAGCATATGCATACACAAAATAGCATGAGGTTAAAAAAAGAATAGTTTTTTGGGGCATTGATTGAGGGTCATGTCACTTCATGTTTGCAATTAAGAAAGTATGGTTGTTGGATATTTCCAATCCTCcaaaatcaattttaatgataaacACCTTATGCAACTAATATTCAACcaatcattgtaaaaaaaaaattgtttactgGTATTTTTAGAATGacaaaacaatatattaaaagaACACTTTAGAAGGGTAGGGGGAAAGTACTTGTTAATCAGCAACtcagaaatacattgtacatggttattttcttgaaaaacttatgtgattttatatgtttttatatatgtGTGTTCAAAATGTGTGCTGGCATGAACAGATTTTTGTAAGTGTTAATATGTGTACTATTATTGTTTTAAGATGTTTCATATGTACTAAATGCAGCTGCATAATTGTAGAAATAAAACAGATAAATGCTTTAAAATATTAAGGCTTttacaaaaattgataaaatataaatactaAACACATGAATAGTAATTATCGAAGTTTAATCTTGAAGAAGTAATGATATTCACAAAAACTAATTTCATTCAAAGTTTtcccattaattttttttttattgaacaattttgatatttgaaaagataaaaatgcCTTATTTAACAGATACAAAATAATCATAGGGAAtgacaaaaaaaagtttgatatGTTATTTCATAACAATAGTACAGGGTTGAATGTGTGGAACAGGGTCAACCAATTAATATTACCATTGTGTATAAACCTTGTAAATAAATGCATTCCTAAAACCCATGTCTTTTCAGCTTAAAATTATAATCAATGCTCATTAATAGGATAAAACAATGTAGCCATTCACATTTAAGAAGATTGTTAcagtgttttaaatgttttaaacaattaaaatgaaaattactttgtgaaatcaaaaatgtaaaGGCTTTTTTGCCAAGTCAAAAATTACTTAAAATCATTAACATTAAATGAGATCTTTCAAGTAGAAACAAGAGGTGTCTATATGTTGTCTTGATAAGTTAtctttttaaggtggtacctagcactacag
It contains:
- the LOC139501695 gene encoding EF-hand domain-containing protein D2-like; this encodes MATDELAKKLERRVNINEGDEETVIKSSQVFNPYTEFKEFSRKQIQDFQKIFNKYDTGKDKFIDFHELKLMMEKLEAPQTHLSLKAMIKEIDEDNDGKINFREFLLIFRKANLGELDADSGLMALFDNMTEIDVDAEGVKGAKNFFEAKIDVQTRDKKFENEIKQEQEEKKKQAEEAKERKKAFKEKASVFN